The following are encoded together in the Dyella terrae genome:
- a CDS encoding AraC family transcriptional regulator has translation MNSALAIDRIVSVANPSGAWTYWSPGIEDIVELALVHGTEVALPDHFHDEDQITFVLTGRRRFIIGGKVVIVKAGEGICIPSGLPHRSLPQPHGVTCLNIYTLARTLDVAALLTRLKGDWRNEENFSPAILFHAFPEHRASSVESTPSLPSDFMTPVHLAATNIGMSREGYSRAFRRAHGMPPKTFAMTSRLNDARKLLRAGTPLVDTAVMSGFADQSHLGRCFRRAFGVTPGRYRAR, from the coding sequence TTGAACTCCGCACTCGCCATCGACCGCATCGTTTCCGTCGCAAACCCCAGCGGCGCGTGGACGTACTGGAGCCCGGGCATCGAGGACATCGTGGAGCTTGCGCTGGTGCACGGCACCGAGGTGGCACTTCCCGATCATTTTCACGATGAAGACCAGATCACTTTCGTGCTCACCGGTCGCAGGCGTTTCATCATTGGCGGCAAAGTGGTCATCGTAAAGGCCGGCGAAGGCATATGCATTCCATCCGGCCTGCCCCATCGATCCTTGCCACAACCACACGGCGTAACCTGCCTGAACATCTACACCCTTGCCCGCACTCTAGACGTGGCTGCATTACTTACTCGCCTGAAGGGTGACTGGCGCAACGAGGAGAACTTTTCGCCGGCAATACTTTTTCATGCATTCCCCGAGCATCGCGCATCCTCTGTCGAAAGCACGCCGTCATTGCCCAGTGACTTTATGACCCCAGTTCACCTCGCCGCCACGAACATCGGCATGAGTCGCGAGGGCTACTCACGGGCATTCCGACGCGCTCATGGCATGCCACCCAAAACCTTTGCGATGACTTCCAGACTTAACGACGCACGAAAGCTCCTTCGCGCGGGAACGCCACTCGTCGACACCGCGGTCATGTCCGGGTTTGCAGACCAAAGTCACCTGGGGCGCTGTTTCCGCCGCGCCTTTGGCGTGACACCTGGGCGCTACCGAGCCCGATAG
- a CDS encoding DMT family transporter, whose product MTIALNACLYLLVIGAGISMAVQQVLNANLRAAIGSPWWAGFTSYLIGTMVMLMLALATKGPRLGDMLLARTTPLSWMGGVFGAIFVGTAILMIPRLGAATVLALIVVGQMTAGIAIDHFGLFGVPQHIAHPIRWLGAAMLIAGAVMVRR is encoded by the coding sequence ATGACCATCGCACTCAATGCCTGCCTTTACCTGCTCGTGATCGGCGCGGGCATCAGCATGGCCGTGCAGCAAGTACTCAATGCCAATCTGCGCGCCGCGATCGGATCTCCATGGTGGGCGGGCTTTACCAGCTACCTGATCGGCACAATGGTCATGCTGATGCTCGCCCTGGCAACCAAGGGTCCTCGCCTTGGCGACATGCTGTTGGCCCGGACAACACCCCTGTCCTGGATGGGTGGCGTCTTCGGCGCGATCTTCGTGGGCACGGCGATTCTGATGATTCCACGACTCGGGGCAGCCACCGTGCTGGCCCTTATCGTGGTGGGACAGATGACGGCGGGCATCGCCATTGATCACTTCGGCCTCTTTGGCGTGCCGCAACATATCGCCCATCCAATCCGATGGCTCGGCGCCGCCATGCTCATCGCCGGAGCCGTCATGGTCCGGCGCTAG
- a CDS encoding class I SAM-dependent methyltransferase: protein MSSFSDPDAVARYAEGPVRQVPGFHALQHMASLLLAESVPTDGRVLVLGAGGGLELKVFAEAHPQWRLLGIDPSAEMLKLAENTLGPLASRVELLQGYVGDAPDERFDGATCLLTLHFLTPEERLHTLTALRRRLKPGAPLVVAHHSFPQEAPDKARWLARYAAFAMSSGIAESNAKAAIIAIDAKLPLISPEHDVALMRQAGFTSIELFYAGFTFKGWIAYAPAQKPP, encoded by the coding sequence GTGTCCTCGTTTTCCGACCCCGACGCCGTTGCCCGATACGCCGAGGGACCTGTCAGGCAAGTCCCCGGCTTTCACGCCCTTCAGCACATGGCATCACTCCTTCTGGCCGAGAGTGTCCCGACGGATGGTCGCGTACTCGTCCTCGGCGCGGGTGGCGGCCTTGAACTAAAGGTGTTTGCCGAAGCACATCCCCAGTGGCGACTGCTAGGCATCGATCCGTCAGCGGAGATGCTCAAGCTGGCGGAAAACACACTGGGGCCGCTCGCTTCACGCGTGGAGCTGCTGCAAGGTTATGTCGGCGACGCTCCCGATGAACGCTTCGACGGTGCCACCTGCCTGCTGACCCTGCACTTCCTCACGCCCGAGGAACGACTGCACACACTCACGGCACTACGACGCCGCCTGAAGCCAGGGGCTCCCTTGGTGGTGGCACACCACAGTTTTCCGCAGGAAGCACCCGACAAGGCCCGCTGGCTGGCCCGATACGCAGCGTTCGCGATGTCATCCGGCATCGCGGAGTCGAATGCGAAAGCAGCCATCATTGCTATCGATGCCAAGCTTCCGTTGATCTCCCCGGAGCACGATGTGGCTCTGATGCGACAGGCTGGCTTCACATCCATCGAATTGTTCTATGCGGGCTTCACGTTCAAGGGATGGATCGCCTACGCACCCGCCCAGAAACCACCTTGA
- a CDS encoding PepSY-associated TM helix domain-containing protein, translating to MSGTPQAHQRRRFRHALKTLHLWLGLSLGVLLSLVMLAGGVLLFERPLLAMTHPELIGRTVPEQTGLGPALEQILATSEGKQLRGIALPGDGLTAFEGVAKNGDRHYFDPVDGHPLLVRAANRDVLLVLLDWHTHLLSGDTGETVLGIVACAGLFMLASGLWLYWPGRRRAVTHLKPHAHPPILRWASWHRMVGVLAFPLLLVTIGTGTTMAYRGAVRTGLIQAFGEPQPARPPKVTSDGGDVRWPDLLEAAHAAAADAIITRISLPVRPGAALVMRVRRPGEWNPSGRSTLFLNPYTAQVLGGEDATRLGPGARLANALFPIHSAAVGGGIWRALLAIGAALPTFMLVTGFLFWRARRRRPAMERAG from the coding sequence ATGAGCGGCACGCCGCAAGCACACCAACGGCGGCGTTTCCGCCACGCGCTGAAGACGCTGCATTTGTGGCTTGGGCTTAGTCTCGGTGTGCTCTTGTCCCTGGTGATGCTGGCCGGTGGCGTGTTGCTGTTCGAGCGGCCACTGCTTGCCATGACGCATCCCGAGCTCATCGGTCGCACCGTTCCCGAGCAGACGGGGCTTGGGCCAGCGCTCGAACAGATACTCGCCACCAGTGAAGGCAAGCAACTGCGCGGCATCGCCCTGCCCGGTGATGGATTGACCGCGTTTGAGGGTGTCGCAAAGAACGGCGACCGCCACTATTTCGATCCCGTCGACGGACACCCTTTGCTGGTGCGTGCCGCGAACCGCGACGTGCTGCTGGTTCTGCTGGATTGGCACACCCATCTGCTCTCGGGTGACACGGGCGAAACCGTACTCGGCATCGTGGCATGCGCCGGACTCTTCATGCTTGCTTCCGGCCTGTGGCTTTACTGGCCAGGCCGACGCCGGGCCGTTACCCACCTGAAGCCGCACGCGCATCCGCCCATCCTGCGCTGGGCAAGCTGGCATCGCATGGTCGGCGTGCTCGCGTTTCCCCTATTGCTCGTAACCATCGGCACCGGCACCACCATGGCGTATCGCGGCGCGGTGCGCACCGGGCTCATCCAGGCCTTTGGCGAACCGCAGCCGGCTCGGCCGCCCAAGGTAACCAGCGATGGCGGCGACGTCCGCTGGCCCGACTTGCTAGAGGCCGCACACGCGGCGGCCGCGGACGCCATCATCACGCGCATCAGCTTGCCGGTGCGCCCCGGCGCTGCGCTCGTCATGCGTGTGCGGCGCCCAGGGGAATGGAACCCGAGCGGCAGGAGCACACTTTTTCTCAACCCTTACACCGCCCAGGTGCTGGGTGGTGAAGATGCCACCCGACTAGGCCCCGGGGCACGCCTGGCCAACGCGCTCTTTCCCATCCATTCCGCCGCTGTCGGCGGCGGCATATGGCGTGCGCTGCTCGCCATTGGTGCCGCGCTACCCACCTTCATGCTCGTCACAGGGTTTCTGTTCTGGCGAGCGCGTCGCCGCAGGCCAGCCATGGAACGGGCCGGCTGA
- a CDS encoding TonB-dependent receptor family protein: MPSLRRAVLLALAGTAYTGVASAQQEPAPLPASTDAKKPANLEGVTVVGDWLSEANQNVVANHPGARTVIRREDMREAGAVNLRDALRKVPGVQVQESNGTGGSDVSLSVGVRGLTSRLSPRSTLLLDGVPIAVAPYGQPQVSMAPVALGNLQAIDVVRGGGSVRYGPQNVGGIINFVTRDIPQNFGGDAGVQLQGGEYGGIRTQSNLFLGGTTASGLGLALLYNGSLGPGYREKEDNESIDDLMLKAKYALSSTDEISGSLHYYDGQAGMPGGLTQADYNADPFQSRRPFDDFHGRRQDAVLRYSHTDDRRSFEVQTYYTQSFRGSHIETITQNAATGLYTHQLNAYPRNYHTFAIEPRYSQLFDWGQWTHEISVGYRYLTEWMNERTLRNNKFVSRLSYTPFDSGIYEAPYVLTGNNTGSNEANALYVDDTINVGNWTITPGLRYERINSWWQAHPSSTVIVKGPTFRREHYSQPLPSLNVIYHLTDAWKLYANAETSFGALQYFQISQKDSSNQFAQGLEPEKARTYEIGTRYDNGAWGGELTLFRINFDHELQYVGKLPGVPDSVDGWTSLGATTHKGIESGGHVDLGAYDPRLQGLTLWGTATYTHAMYKYGSFAGRDLPFYSRRTANLGLRYQRTAWTFNLDAFSQSRQHSPGSPSFDPAHPTIYQTIGTPDGDLGNIPGWTTWNVRGEYAFGPSLSNLKLGLGVKNLFDRRYFTRSTDNNDGLYVGQPRTYYVQASFDF, translated from the coding sequence ATGCCCTCCCTTCGACGCGCCGTCCTGCTGGCGCTTGCCGGCACCGCCTACACCGGTGTTGCCAGTGCCCAGCAAGAACCTGCCCCGCTACCCGCCTCCACCGATGCCAAGAAGCCCGCCAACCTGGAGGGCGTCACCGTGGTGGGCGACTGGCTGAGCGAAGCGAACCAGAACGTGGTGGCCAACCATCCCGGCGCACGCACCGTCATTCGTCGCGAAGACATGCGCGAAGCCGGCGCCGTGAACCTGCGCGACGCATTGCGCAAAGTGCCGGGCGTGCAAGTACAGGAGAGCAACGGCACCGGCGGCAGCGATGTGTCGCTTAGTGTGGGCGTGCGCGGATTGACCTCACGCCTCTCACCGCGCTCGACGCTGCTGCTGGATGGCGTACCCATTGCCGTGGCGCCCTACGGGCAGCCTCAGGTCTCGATGGCGCCGGTGGCGCTGGGCAACCTGCAGGCCATCGATGTGGTGCGCGGGGGCGGCTCCGTGCGTTATGGGCCGCAGAATGTCGGCGGCATCATCAACTTCGTTACGCGCGACATCCCGCAGAACTTCGGCGGCGATGCGGGCGTGCAGTTGCAGGGCGGCGAGTACGGCGGCATCCGCACACAGAGCAACCTGTTCCTTGGCGGCACCACAGCATCGGGCCTTGGCCTCGCCTTGCTCTACAACGGCTCCCTCGGTCCGGGCTATCGCGAGAAGGAAGACAACGAAAGCATCGACGATCTCATGCTGAAGGCAAAGTACGCTCTCAGTTCCACCGATGAGATCAGCGGCAGCCTGCATTACTACGACGGCCAGGCAGGCATGCCCGGCGGCCTCACTCAGGCCGACTACAACGCCGACCCGTTCCAGTCGCGCCGTCCGTTCGATGACTTCCACGGTCGCCGCCAGGATGCCGTACTGCGCTACAGCCACACCGATGACCGGCGCAGTTTCGAGGTGCAGACGTATTACACCCAAAGCTTCCGCGGCAGCCATATCGAAACCATCACGCAGAACGCGGCCACGGGCCTGTACACGCACCAGCTCAACGCCTACCCGCGCAATTACCACACCTTCGCCATCGAGCCGCGCTACTCCCAGTTGTTCGACTGGGGGCAGTGGACGCACGAGATCAGCGTGGGCTATCGCTATCTCACCGAATGGATGAACGAGCGCACGCTGCGCAACAACAAGTTCGTCTCGCGACTGAGCTACACGCCATTCGACAGTGGCATCTATGAGGCGCCCTACGTACTCACGGGCAACAACACCGGCTCCAACGAAGCCAACGCGCTCTACGTGGACGACACCATCAATGTCGGCAACTGGACCATCACGCCAGGCCTTCGCTATGAGCGCATCAATAGCTGGTGGCAGGCGCATCCCAGTAGCACCGTTATCGTGAAAGGCCCGACCTTCCGCCGCGAGCACTACTCGCAGCCCCTGCCCTCGCTCAACGTGATCTACCACCTGACGGACGCGTGGAAGCTGTATGCCAACGCCGAAACGTCATTCGGTGCCTTGCAGTATTTCCAGATCAGCCAGAAGGATTCGAGCAACCAGTTCGCTCAGGGCCTGGAGCCCGAGAAGGCACGCACGTACGAGATAGGCACGCGTTACGACAACGGAGCCTGGGGCGGAGAACTCACGCTGTTCCGCATCAATTTCGACCACGAACTCCAGTACGTGGGCAAGCTGCCCGGCGTGCCGGACTCGGTGGATGGCTGGACCAGTCTCGGCGCCACCACGCACAAAGGCATCGAGTCCGGCGGGCATGTGGATCTAGGTGCGTATGACCCCCGCCTACAGGGCCTAACCCTGTGGGGCACGGCCACCTATACGCATGCCATGTACAAATACGGTTCGTTCGCGGGACGTGACCTGCCGTTCTATTCGCGCCGCACGGCCAACCTTGGCCTGCGCTACCAGCGCACCGCATGGACGTTCAATCTCGATGCGTTCTCGCAGTCGCGCCAGCATTCCCCAGGCTCGCCGAGCTTCGATCCCGCGCACCCCACGATCTACCAGACGATAGGCACGCCAGACGGTGACCTCGGCAACATCCCCGGCTGGACCACCTGGAACGTGCGCGGTGAATATGCCTTCGGGCCGTCACTCTCGAACCTCAAACTGGGCCTGGGCGTGAAGAATCTTTTCGACCGCCGTTACTTCACGCGGTCCACCGACAACAACGACGGGCTTTACGTGGGGCAGCCGCGCACGTATTACGTGCAGGCATCATTCGATTTCTGA
- a CDS encoding RrF2 family transcriptional regulator: MKSDSRLSSVLHALLHMAEQDQPMTSGALADCLSTNPVVVRRTMGLLRDAGLVTSDRGHAGGWRIAADLSRVTLLHLHEALGEPAIFAIGNRNERPECLVEQAVNAALADAISEAEAVLLERFAHVTLADLATDFARRHAQQRRTRKV; this comes from the coding sequence GTGAAATCCGACAGCCGCCTTTCCTCTGTCTTGCACGCCCTTCTGCACATGGCGGAGCAGGATCAGCCCATGACGTCCGGTGCCCTGGCCGATTGCCTCAGCACCAACCCGGTCGTTGTTCGGCGAACCATGGGACTGCTGCGCGACGCGGGACTCGTCACGTCAGATCGAGGGCATGCCGGCGGGTGGCGCATTGCCGCCGACCTCTCCCGCGTCACGCTGCTTCATCTGCACGAAGCACTCGGCGAACCGGCGATCTTCGCTATCGGCAATCGAAACGAAAGACCCGAATGCCTGGTCGAGCAGGCCGTGAACGCCGCGCTGGCAGACGCCATTTCTGAAGCGGAAGCCGTCCTGCTAGAGCGCTTCGCCCACGTCACTCTTGCCGACCTTGCCACCGACTTTGCGCGGCGGCACGCACAACAACGGCGCACACGAAAGGTTTAG
- a CDS encoding MASE1 domain-containing protein, whose protein sequence is MHVGPRAGALLRQAGVAAIYLVALMLFRQISIPHWILLTGFHLAVLMLVPYRYWPALFVGDFVRLAYISLTCLDQYGPLWAVANSIPSIAYEAPIVWWFRERWHLFPAKGAVNMVAFVACALVIAAIATVETIGQVQLAPLPPGYDIQYGEVIARLMLGNFMGVLTITPFALVIYQSFVAANHRVSSWIHQVLDSRLFLESVFMVVPTLGFLAWIGEHDDHTRIVAQMAMFLPVIVMAFRHGWQGGAIAGTIASIGTVLLMPATNDHATLQAETLVAMAISTMLLVGARRPISTDVRKKSGSTRAWRWRWPSATWPWVRRSCASPLRHWINCATPLVAYSG, encoded by the coding sequence ATGCACGTAGGACCGAGGGCGGGGGCCCTTTTGCGACAAGCCGGAGTGGCTGCGATCTACCTGGTCGCGCTCATGTTGTTTCGTCAGATTTCCATCCCACACTGGATATTGCTGACTGGATTTCACCTGGCGGTTCTGATGCTCGTACCGTACCGGTACTGGCCAGCGCTGTTTGTGGGTGACTTCGTTCGTCTGGCCTACATCAGCCTTACATGCCTGGATCAATACGGCCCACTCTGGGCGGTAGCGAACAGCATTCCTTCGATCGCGTACGAGGCGCCGATCGTGTGGTGGTTCCGCGAGCGCTGGCATTTGTTCCCGGCGAAGGGCGCAGTGAACATGGTGGCCTTCGTTGCGTGCGCGCTTGTCATCGCGGCCATCGCCACCGTGGAAACCATTGGTCAGGTGCAACTCGCGCCGCTGCCGCCGGGCTACGACATACAGTACGGTGAAGTGATTGCCCGGTTGATGCTGGGCAACTTCATGGGCGTGCTGACCATCACGCCTTTTGCGTTGGTGATTTACCAGAGTTTCGTCGCCGCGAATCATCGTGTATCCAGCTGGATTCACCAGGTCCTGGACAGTCGGCTCTTTCTGGAAAGCGTCTTCATGGTGGTGCCGACGCTGGGGTTTCTGGCGTGGATCGGTGAACACGACGATCACACGCGCATCGTGGCGCAGATGGCCATGTTCCTGCCGGTCATCGTCATGGCGTTCCGTCATGGCTGGCAGGGCGGTGCGATCGCCGGCACGATAGCCAGCATCGGCACGGTGCTGCTGATGCCGGCCACCAACGATCACGCCACACTGCAGGCCGAGACACTGGTTGCCATGGCCATATCCACCATGTTGCTAGTGGGGGCGCGCCGTCCCATCTCGACCGACGTGCGGAAGAAGAGCGGTTCGACACGCGCATGGCGATGGCGTTGGCCCAGCGCAACGTGGCCCTGGGTGAGGCGCAGTTGCGCGTCACCGCTCAGGCACTGGATCAACTGCGCGACTCCATTGGTGGCGTATTCGGGATGA
- a CDS encoding TOBE domain-containing protein — translation MLIIKGSLGLESDGRNFGGHDRIALLAKIGELGSIAAAAREVGLSYKGAWDAVDAMNNLADEPLVLRAVGGRSGGGAGLTDRARRLIGVFGHMEALHQRFMEQLSAFADDPLSDIDLVRRFLMKTSARNQLAGVVASVEAGAVNDVIQLDIQGGQRLVAAVTSESTKSLGLAPGKKAFALIKASSVIVAIPDGSVRLSARNQLAGAVSYIRRGEVNAEVGIELKGGTVLVAIITLASVDALGLREGLDAMAIVKASSIILGTLE, via the coding sequence ATGCTGATCATCAAGGGAAGTCTGGGGTTAGAGTCGGACGGGCGAAACTTTGGCGGACACGATCGCATCGCCCTGTTGGCCAAGATAGGTGAGCTGGGTTCGATCGCTGCGGCAGCGAGAGAGGTTGGCTTGAGCTACAAAGGGGCCTGGGATGCTGTGGATGCCATGAACAATCTGGCAGACGAGCCCCTCGTTCTGCGCGCTGTGGGCGGGCGTAGCGGCGGCGGTGCTGGCCTGACGGATCGCGCGCGCCGACTGATTGGCGTCTTTGGCCACATGGAGGCGTTGCATCAACGATTCATGGAGCAACTGAGTGCTTTCGCTGATGATCCCCTTTCCGACATCGACCTTGTGAGGCGATTCCTGATGAAGACGAGTGCGCGAAATCAACTGGCTGGCGTGGTGGCGTCGGTAGAGGCTGGTGCGGTCAACGACGTGATACAGCTCGATATTCAGGGCGGGCAGCGGTTGGTGGCCGCCGTGACGAGCGAGAGCACCAAGAGCCTGGGTCTGGCGCCCGGAAAAAAAGCGTTTGCCTTGATCAAGGCATCCTCGGTCATTGTTGCGATCCCTGACGGCTCCGTGCGGCTTTCGGCACGCAACCAGTTGGCCGGCGCTGTCTCTTACATTCGGCGTGGCGAGGTCAATGCAGAAGTGGGGATCGAGCTCAAGGGCGGCACCGTACTGGTAGCCATCATTACGCTTGCCAGCGTGGATGCGCTTGGGTTGCGCGAGGGCCTGGATGCAATGGCCATCGTCAAGGCATCGAGCATTATTCTGGGGACGCTGGAATGA
- a CDS encoding NAD(P)/FAD-dependent oxidoreductase has product MHDVIVVGGSYAGMAAALQLVRARKTVLVIDAGQRRNRFASHSHGFLGQDGASPADIATEARRQLQAYPSLRWIDGVVTSASGSKDDFSVMLDDGEAHFGRRLLFATGVSDELPAIDGLAERWGKAVFHCPYCHGYELDQGRIGVIATGPMSVHQAQLLPEWGQVTFLTNDCVSLDADARRDLIQRGVVIEEALIDRLDGDADVLLADGRRLPFAGLFTASRCTPSSPVASNLGCELMDTPMGKQLWTAETKETSILGAFACGDVARAPHSVSLAVGDGAWAGAQIHRSLVWPEG; this is encoded by the coding sequence ATGCACGATGTCATCGTGGTTGGAGGCAGTTATGCCGGCATGGCTGCGGCACTGCAGTTGGTACGTGCCCGCAAGACGGTACTGGTGATTGATGCCGGCCAGCGACGCAACCGTTTTGCCAGTCATTCGCACGGCTTCCTTGGACAGGACGGCGCGAGCCCCGCTGATATCGCGACCGAGGCGCGTCGCCAGTTGCAGGCTTATCCATCACTGCGCTGGATTGATGGGGTGGTCACATCAGCATCCGGCAGCAAGGACGATTTCAGCGTGATGCTAGATGATGGAGAGGCCCACTTTGGCCGACGCCTGCTGTTTGCGACAGGCGTGTCCGATGAACTCCCCGCCATTGACGGACTGGCCGAACGCTGGGGAAAGGCGGTGTTCCATTGCCCTTATTGCCACGGCTACGAACTCGATCAAGGCCGTATCGGCGTCATCGCTACCGGGCCGATGTCGGTACATCAGGCGCAGCTGCTTCCGGAATGGGGGCAAGTCACCTTTCTGACCAACGACTGTGTTTCCCTCGACGCAGATGCGCGACGCGACCTGATCCAGCGCGGCGTAGTCATCGAGGAAGCACTCATCGACAGGCTCGATGGCGACGCCGACGTGCTGCTTGCCGACGGACGACGACTGCCTTTCGCCGGACTGTTCACCGCCTCGCGCTGCACACCATCCAGCCCCGTCGCCAGCAACCTGGGTTGCGAACTGATGGATACCCCCATGGGCAAACAGCTCTGGACGGCCGAAACCAAGGAAACCAGCATCCTAGGCGCCTTCGCCTGCGGTGATGTGGCTCGAGCGCCGCACTCGGTATCTCTTGCTGTAGGCGACGGTGCCTGGGCGGGAGCGCAGATCCATCGCTCGCTTGTCTGGCCGGAAGGCTGA